From the genome of Microtus pennsylvanicus isolate mMicPen1 chromosome 20, mMicPen1.hap1, whole genome shotgun sequence, one region includes:
- the LOC142838971 gene encoding large ribosomal subunit protein eL37-like, with translation MTKGTSSFGKHRNKTHTLCRCCGSKAYHLQKSTCGKCGYPAKRKRKYNWSAKAKRRNTTRTGRMRHLKIVYRRFRHGFREGTTPKPKRAAVAASSSS, from the coding sequence ATGACGAAAGGAACGTCATCCTTCGGAAAGCATCGCAACAAGACGCACACGTTGTGCCGCTGCTGTGGCTCTAAGGCCTACCACCTTCAGAAGTCTACCTGTGGCAAATGCGGCTACCCTGCCAAGCGCAAGAGAAAGTATAACTGGAGTGCCAAGGCTAAGAGACGAAACACTACCAGGACTGGGCGGATGAGGCACCTAAAAATTGTCTACCGAAGATTCAGGCATGGATTCCGTGAAGGGACAACTCCTAAACCCAAGAGGGCAGCTGTTGCAGCATCCAGTTCATCTTGA
- the Cdk2 gene encoding cyclin-dependent kinase 2 isoform X1, which yields MENFQKVEKIGEGTYGVVYKAKNKLTGEVVALKKIRLDTETEGVPSTAIREISLLKELNHPNIVKLLDVIHTENKLYLVFEFLHQDLKKFMDASALTGIPLPLIKSYLFQLLQGLAFCHSHRVLHRDLKPQNLLINAEGSIKLADFGLARAFGVPVRTYTHEVVTLWYRAPEILLGCKYYSTAVDIWSLGCIFAEMHLVCTQHHAKCCGEHRRNGRHSLCPLCSYLEVAASQGGGMTAVSTPYPVTRRALFPGDSEIDQLFRIFRTLGTPDEVVWPGVTSMPDYKPSFPKWARQDFSKVVPPLDEDGRSLLSQMLHYDPNKRISAKAALAHPFFQDVTKPVPHLRL from the exons ATGGAGAACTTCCAAAAGGTGGAGAAGATCGGAGAGGGCACGTACGGAGTGGTGTACAAAGCCAAGAACAAGTTGACGGGAGAAGTGGTGGCCCTTAAGAAAATCCGGCTCGACAC TGAGACTGAAGGCGTACCTAGTACTGCCATCCGAGAGATCTCTCTACTCAAGGAACTTAACCACCCTAATATTGTCAA GCTGCTGGATGTCATCCACACAGAGAATAAGCTTTACCTGGTTTTTGAGTTTCTGCACCAGGACCTCAAGAAGTTTATGGATGCCTCTGCTCTTACTGGCATCCCTCTCCCCCTCATCAAG AGCTATCTGTTCCAGCTGCTCCAGGGCCTAGCATTCTGCCATTCTCACCGGGTCCTGCACCGAGACCTCAAGCCCCAGAACCTGCTTATCAATGCAGAGGGGTCCATCAAGTTGGCCGACTTTGGACTAGCAAGAGCCTTTGGAGTCCCTGTTCGTACTTACACTCATGAG GTGGTGACCCTGTGGTACCGAGCACCTGAAATCCTTCTAGGCTGCAAGTACTACTCCACAGCCGTGGACATCTGGAGCCTGGGCTGCATCTTCGCTGAGATG caCCTAGTGTGTACCCAGCACCATGCTAAGTGCTGTGGGGAGCacagaagaaatggaagacaCAGTCTCTGCCCGCTGTGCTCCTATCTAGAAGTGGCTGCATCACAAGGAGGGGGGATGACCGCAGTGTCTACCCCATACCCC GTGACCCGACGGGCCCTGTTTCCTGGAGATTCTGAGATTGATCAACTCTTCCGGATCTTTCGGACTCTGGGGACCCCAGATGAGGTGGTTTGGCCAGGAGTTACTTCTATGCCTGATTATAAGCCAAGTTTCCCCAAGTGGGCTCGGCAAGATTTTAGCAAAGTTGTGCCTCCCCTAGATGAAGATGGACGGAGTTTGTTATCG CAAATGCTGCACTATGACCCCAACAAGAGGATTTCCGCCAAAGCAGCCCTGGCTCACCCCTTCTTCCAAGATGTGACTAAGCCAGTACCCCACCTGCGACTGTGA
- the Cdk2 gene encoding cyclin-dependent kinase 2 isoform X2: MENFQKVEKIGEGTYGVVYKAKNKLTGEVVALKKIRLDTETEGVPSTAIREISLLKELNHPNIVKLLDVIHTENKLYLVFEFLHQDLKKFMDASALTGIPLPLIKSYLFQLLQGLAFCHSHRVLHRDLKPQNLLINAEGSIKLADFGLARAFGVPVRTYTHEVVTLWYRAPEILLGCKYYSTAVDIWSLGCIFAEMVTRRALFPGDSEIDQLFRIFRTLGTPDEVVWPGVTSMPDYKPSFPKWARQDFSKVVPPLDEDGRSLLSQMLHYDPNKRISAKAALAHPFFQDVTKPVPHLRL; encoded by the exons ATGGAGAACTTCCAAAAGGTGGAGAAGATCGGAGAGGGCACGTACGGAGTGGTGTACAAAGCCAAGAACAAGTTGACGGGAGAAGTGGTGGCCCTTAAGAAAATCCGGCTCGACAC TGAGACTGAAGGCGTACCTAGTACTGCCATCCGAGAGATCTCTCTACTCAAGGAACTTAACCACCCTAATATTGTCAA GCTGCTGGATGTCATCCACACAGAGAATAAGCTTTACCTGGTTTTTGAGTTTCTGCACCAGGACCTCAAGAAGTTTATGGATGCCTCTGCTCTTACTGGCATCCCTCTCCCCCTCATCAAG AGCTATCTGTTCCAGCTGCTCCAGGGCCTAGCATTCTGCCATTCTCACCGGGTCCTGCACCGAGACCTCAAGCCCCAGAACCTGCTTATCAATGCAGAGGGGTCCATCAAGTTGGCCGACTTTGGACTAGCAAGAGCCTTTGGAGTCCCTGTTCGTACTTACACTCATGAG GTGGTGACCCTGTGGTACCGAGCACCTGAAATCCTTCTAGGCTGCAAGTACTACTCCACAGCCGTGGACATCTGGAGCCTGGGCTGCATCTTCGCTGAGATG GTGACCCGACGGGCCCTGTTTCCTGGAGATTCTGAGATTGATCAACTCTTCCGGATCTTTCGGACTCTGGGGACCCCAGATGAGGTGGTTTGGCCAGGAGTTACTTCTATGCCTGATTATAAGCCAAGTTTCCCCAAGTGGGCTCGGCAAGATTTTAGCAAAGTTGTGCCTCCCCTAGATGAAGATGGACGGAGTTTGTTATCG CAAATGCTGCACTATGACCCCAACAAGAGGATTTCCGCCAAAGCAGCCCTGGCTCACCCCTTCTTCCAAGATGTGACTAAGCCAGTACCCCACCTGCGACTGTGA
- the Cdk2 gene encoding cyclin-dependent kinase 2 isoform X3 yields the protein MDASALTGIPLPLIKSYLFQLLQGLAFCHSHRVLHRDLKPQNLLINAEGSIKLADFGLARAFGVPVRTYTHEVVTLWYRAPEILLGCKYYSTAVDIWSLGCIFAEMHLVCTQHHAKCCGEHRRNGRHSLCPLCSYLEVAASQGGGMTAVSTPYPVTRRALFPGDSEIDQLFRIFRTLGTPDEVVWPGVTSMPDYKPSFPKWARQDFSKVVPPLDEDGRSLLSQMLHYDPNKRISAKAALAHPFFQDVTKPVPHLRL from the exons ATGGATGCCTCTGCTCTTACTGGCATCCCTCTCCCCCTCATCAAG AGCTATCTGTTCCAGCTGCTCCAGGGCCTAGCATTCTGCCATTCTCACCGGGTCCTGCACCGAGACCTCAAGCCCCAGAACCTGCTTATCAATGCAGAGGGGTCCATCAAGTTGGCCGACTTTGGACTAGCAAGAGCCTTTGGAGTCCCTGTTCGTACTTACACTCATGAG GTGGTGACCCTGTGGTACCGAGCACCTGAAATCCTTCTAGGCTGCAAGTACTACTCCACAGCCGTGGACATCTGGAGCCTGGGCTGCATCTTCGCTGAGATG caCCTAGTGTGTACCCAGCACCATGCTAAGTGCTGTGGGGAGCacagaagaaatggaagacaCAGTCTCTGCCCGCTGTGCTCCTATCTAGAAGTGGCTGCATCACAAGGAGGGGGGATGACCGCAGTGTCTACCCCATACCCC GTGACCCGACGGGCCCTGTTTCCTGGAGATTCTGAGATTGATCAACTCTTCCGGATCTTTCGGACTCTGGGGACCCCAGATGAGGTGGTTTGGCCAGGAGTTACTTCTATGCCTGATTATAAGCCAAGTTTCCCCAAGTGGGCTCGGCAAGATTTTAGCAAAGTTGTGCCTCCCCTAGATGAAGATGGACGGAGTTTGTTATCG CAAATGCTGCACTATGACCCCAACAAGAGGATTTCCGCCAAAGCAGCCCTGGCTCACCCCTTCTTCCAAGATGTGACTAAGCCAGTACCCCACCTGCGACTGTGA